A window of the Helianthus annuus cultivar XRQ/B chromosome 4, HanXRQr2.0-SUNRISE, whole genome shotgun sequence genome harbors these coding sequences:
- the LOC118491220 gene encoding glutathione S-transferase T3-like: protein MHPFRPPFGVPARPANPNTTQPQTPFNLQDMDPSFLTYAAYLSGAPPFVPPTFGYGQAGGSQPSQPEAEPDVEVVPETQPEPVQETSKRGKRSHKKKDKDAPRRTKNIIKWTKEEEYTLTRAYVDISEDEETANFQTGPVFWDRVRALFFSTWGQGEHRDKDSISSKWTDINNKCHAFQEVFQRNYDNRPSGEGDVGVLTRSLEEFDRTKGPFAYYKCWELLRKSPKWAVVNPMTSSSRRRAKRSKTSSSVDPSTPTSDARNVDLNEAVDEGIQEELARPAGRRKGAGKKTLESSSDLELKDDFEEMNRRLQDIRDLGHQRYEIMKERMAETKKFNEMQEARQMEKDIEFLSKPIDHLQGDALILAQMRRQKIKEKYGL from the exons ATGCATCCTTTCCGCCCTCCTTTTGGTGTCCCCGCTAGACCCgcaaacccgaacacaacccaaccgcaaacGCCATTcaaccttcaagacatggacccgagcttttTAACTTACGCGGCTTACTTAAGTGGCGCCCCTCCGTTTGTTCCTCCAACTttcggctatggtcaagccggcgggtctcaaccgtcacaacccgaagccgaacccgatgtggaagtcgtaccggagacgcaacccgaaccggtgcaagaAACATCGAAACGCGGCAAAAGGTCGCATAAGAAAAAGGATAAGGACGCACCGAGgcgtacaaaaaatataatcaagtggacgaaggaagaggaatacacgttgactcgggcgtatgtcgacatttcggaggacgaagagacgg caaactttcaaacgggtccggttttttgggatagggttcgtgcactcttctttagcacgtggggtcaaggcgaacatcgggacaaagactcgatttctagcaaatggaccgacataAACAACAAGTGTCATGCGTTTCAAGAAGTCTTccaacgtaactacgataatCGCCCGAGTGGTGAAGGTGACGTGGGGGTTTTAACGAGGAGTTTGGAGGAGTTCGACAGGACAAAAGGCCCTTTCGCCTACTACAAGTGTTGGGAGCTACTtcgaaaaagtccaaagtgggcggtagttaacccaatgacgtctagtagtagacgtcgggctaaaaggtcaaaaacatcatcctccgttgacccgTCAACTCCGACATCGGATGCCCGCAATGTTGATTTAAACGAGGCGGTGGACGAGGGCATTCAAGAAGAGTTGGCCCGACCCGCCGGTAGAAGAAAGGGAGCCGGGAAAAAAACGctcgagtcgtcttccgatctcgagttaaaggatgatttcgaggagatgaaccgtcgtctccaagacattcgagatctcggccaccaacgttatgaAATTATGAAGGAACGAATGGCCGAAACAAAAAaatttaacgagatgcaagaggcgaggcaaatggaaaaggacatcgagtttttgtccaaacctatcgaccacctacaaggcgatgcgttgatccttgcgcaaatgcgtcgccaaaaaattaaagaaaaatatggactctag